The window acctaaatcctagtgttgtccattcgaaccagcaaccccttttgttatttgatccggttgtttggctcctagtaggtctcctacctatctaggactacattaattacTTTCTTACAATATGCTCGACTCTGTGAGCCATTCTAATGCCTTTACGCAGTAGATATGGTTGCAAAACCTTGAACCACCACCACAATCTGGTCATTGAGTGATTCTTTGTCCTAGAGACAGAGATATACACTCTTCCATTTCGAGTATGCTAAACAGTAACCTAAGCCTATCCTTCATATTTCAAAAGAGAAGGTTTCCATTCTCATTGACATCAATGCTAACTTTCCCTAAAATTCAACTTATTTCTCCAATTCGAGACACCTCATGCGATCAGCTAATTCATTACGAAGATGCTCAACAATACCTTTAACTCCTAAACACCTATTATCCTCTTCTCCCATTCACTAATACCTCTTTGCTTCAAAATCCAATTCCTACCAAATTATCATTTATCTATTCAGAATGGTGATTGTGCAGTAGAATGTAAAAAATTGAAGCGTAGTGTTTTATATCTTGTGtttaacaacaacaataatccCCAAAACAGAGATTAGAGATAGTAAATCGCAAAATATGATATAAATAAAAACCCTAAGTggaaataaggaaaataaattaacaaTCGTACCAGATGCTGCAAGAAGAATACCCTCGACGAGGAAAAGGGAACCGAGACCCAACCAAGTGAGTAGAAAAGCGCTCTCGTTCCTGTTCTGCTCCTCGGACTGAGATTCTCCCTGCTGCTGGGAGAGAAAAGCGGGTTTCTCTACTGGGGATAGACGAATTATAGAAGAAGCCCTCTCACTATTTCTCTTACCCTTCCTTTTATTACTTACAGTACCCTCTTTTTCTCTGAGTTTAccattagaaggagaagaagagccgaagccAAGTCCTGCTTCAGTTGATTTCTTGGGAGGAGCCAAAAAGGAActctcttcaattccttcattTGTACTCTCATCTTGTGCTGATGATTCAACCCTCACTGTAAGACTGATTTGGGTGGGGAATTGCAGACGCGGACGGAGAAGAGATGGTGTGTGTCTTTTCACGAAACAAGAAGAGTGGATAGGTAGCTCCATTTTTCGTTTATGCTTCTGGATGTGTTCTCCACTTCTCCTGATATACGTTCTTTGACTAGAATGACAGAACTGCCCCGCTTGAAGACtcttgaaagttgaaattaCCAAATTCTACCTATTGCTGTGGATTGGTACGGACCaaggataaaaatgtaaaaaaaaaaatcaattttttgagGAAGACAAAGGTCTATCCGATTCAAACTGGTAcaaatttttaccaaaaaagaaactgGTACAAATCGATCCAGATTGTATTTgtaagtagggatgtaaacggatcggattcggctcgaatagtgctatatccgcatccgcatccaattagctttcggacggattcggattgtgctaaacggatacggacacggatacagatcggatattttatccgtttacatgtaaatacagcttttcggatagctatagcctatccatatccgcatccgtttagctttcggatggattcaaatagtgctaaacggatacggacacagattcgaaaatggatttcggctattcatttacacccctatttgTAAGCCTACTGGTATGTGCTTTCTTAAGCCTTCTATATGCAGGATCTTTGTCCCCTACActtccctgcccggcccagttcccccaATGCCTATAATAGGGGGGGGgttgcaatgaccaccctattcCTGTCCAAACACTCTACCTGGTTGGGgtccacccctcccccccccccccacctcttaTTATAGTCACTAGGggactggaggagataattttcctctaAATGCATAAGCAAAACATGAGCAATAATGGGCATGAAGGAGAATCCAAAGTCCAGACAATGGGAGAAGGGCTCGGCTTGGGATCATGTTTTTAAAAATCGGTATTGATATTGGTATCGGTATTGATGTCGGTCTCAAACTCAATATTAGTcaatatcgatattgatacAAATAGAAATCGATTGCTTCTGATTTTTGGACGATTTTGCTCTTATCACAAACTTTTACATTAATATAGTATCAATCGATTATCAATACCGGCTGATCTGATACTAATATTTGAAATCATGCttaatacttttttttgttttttggtaagaaaaccatgcctgataccatgttaacttGGGAATTAATCCACACTCTCAATTGAGGAGtagttgggtttatatagaATGAAAAAGATTACTGGAGATCTCTCTAATTTAGGAAACTCCGGAGTAGATATAGAAATACAATATATATAGTGAAGAATAGGAAAGACACTATTGTCAACATTGGCAAAGCCAATGTACAATGTCTGTCTGCTCAGCCTCTTGTACAATGATATGAGTGGGTTTGTTCCTGTGAGGATAACAGAGTTTTGCTTGGTTGCATGGACTTGGccctgaatttttatcctctcaagtgcgatgCCCTGccagtgcacctttaaagtgcatcagATGATGCACTACACTTGAGACTTTGATTTTTACCCTCCCAAGTGCAGTGGCTACCGtccgatgcactttaaaggttcATTGGGCAGcacactgcacttgagaggataaaaatcccatggccttgtgaaattaaaaatctcattcatATTGATGCCCCGCACATGCTTTCAATTGCCCACCCTAATGCACGGGCCACGCGACCAGGCAACGATCAATTGTTATTACGTGATATCTATTTTAATTGCAACATTCACAACTTCTTAGATCAGGTTCTTACGAGAATGTGAGAATCTGATCCAGCCTTTATATCCATTAGGCAAAtcaattaaatttaaaataaaggtCTTTCCTAACCTAGAGAATATGTTAGGGAAATTGCTCACATCCCAATAGGAACACAGATCATTATCATCTCCTGTTCCCTGCCTGgtacagtggtccagttcctctcataaggggcgggaaatgatgacctaaccccttacccgaacACATTGCGCGAGGGAGGTTAAAACATCATTTccgcctccctatgagaggaactggaccactATACTGGGCAGGGAATAggacaggaaaaaaaattcataggAACACATCACATGGTAACCTTGGCAATGACATTGGGAACTACTATAATAGGGCCGAGGTTGATTGGGCTGCAAGACTTAATGAGCCCACATAACAGActaagtttcccttcacccatggtgatgAAAGAATTTATTCAGCCACAATTTTTAGGTTCGTTGCTCCAGAGTCTAGAGCTTCTTCATCTTGATGGGAACTTACAAATGGTGAAATCCCCCCAGAGCTTGTGAAGCTCAAAATAGTTACGCTTATGGATATTGGGTACAATTCTGGCAATTGGGTAACACAGGCAAAATCCAATATTTTGCTCAACCTCATGTACAATGAGATGAGTGGGTTTGTTCATGTGGGGATAACAGAGTTTTGCCTAGTCGCATGGTTTTGctcttgtgaaataaaaaatttcattcatatTGATGCCCTTGCACATGCTTTCATTGGCTCgcactggtgcaggggccacacgacCAGGCAATGATCTCTTGCACAAAATGTTATTACATGATATCTATTTTAATTGCAACATTCACAAGTCCTTAGATCTAGTGTGACACCCAAGAGACGGCATAGTACTGGTCCGTCTGGGAGATCATTGAGGGGTCCCCACCAAGAGATAGTTTAGTACTAGCTTAGTATTAAGGGGTTTGGGAGATCATTGAGAGAGTACAAATTTAGTTCCACATTGGCTAGGGAGGGAAatcctgagctattgataaagagtagcctcctctacttggtatgacATGTTTTAAAGTCGTGAGGCCCATTGGAACAAAGTTAAAAATATCATGCCAAGAGAGATGCTGAGTCATTATATCTAGAAGATACATCAATTGTTAAATCAACTAAagacttttatttttatttttttaagaggggggggggagacaacTAGATAATTAATTGATATATAAGATCCATACAAGCTACTACAAGGAATCAACTAAGGATAACTCATAACTGACACAATTCCATGAGCTACATGCATGAATCAACAACCTAAAAACATAAGACAACTTAATGGATTTAAAATCAACCACTCACCATAAAGGATGGGAAAATGGAGCTTTGCCAGAAAGACTTAAATCCATTaagtt is drawn from Telopea speciosissima isolate NSW1024214 ecotype Mountain lineage chromosome 1, Tspe_v1, whole genome shotgun sequence and contains these coding sequences:
- the LOC122641417 gene encoding protein LPA2-like; translated protein: MELPIHSSCFVKRHTPSLLRPRLQFPTQISLTVRVESSAQDESTNEGIEESSFLAPPKKSTEAGLGFGSSSPSNGKLREKEGTVSNKRKGKRNSERASSIIRLSPVEKPAFLSQQQGESQSEEQNRNESAFLLTWLGLGSLFLVEGILLAASGTIVNLFSLFPLRVFIYIIFCDLLSLISVLGIIVVVKHKI